CAGTGGTGCCAGTTTGAATAAATTCCTTGATCTGGGAAATTCACCTTTGGCGAATTCATTCCTAAGTTCAGAATCCGAATTTGCGAATGAAGCATTTTTTCCTTTAGCCGTTTATTTTTGCAACGAATGTTCTCTCGTACAACTCACGGATGTGGTCGATCCGGACGTATTGTTCAGTAATTACCTTTACGTTACCGGGACGTCCGACACAATCCTTTCGCACAACCGAGAATACGCTGACGCCGTCATCGACCTTATGAAGCTCGGTTCAAGGGACCTTGTTCTCGAAGTAGCGAGCAACAATGGCAACCTACTGTCGTGTTTTAAGGAAAAAGGGATCAGAACGCTTGGGGTCGAGCCTGCAAAAAACATCGCGGAGATCGCGAATCGGGCGGGAATTGAAACGATCGTAGCTTTTTTCAACTCAACGACTGCAAGCCAAATCTCAGATATTCACGGAAAAGCGCAGGCGATCGTGGCAAATAACGTTCTGGCTCATGTCGATGACCCAATGGATTTTTTGAGCGGCTGCAAGTCGCTCATTGATGATGAAGGCCTTGTCGTTATTGAGGTGCCGTACCTGGAGGAATTTGTCGAATTTATTGAATTTGACACTGTATATCACGAACATCTGTGTTATTTTTCAATCACATCGTTAATGCGTCTTTTTGAATCCGTTGGACTTTCCATCGTCCGCGTTGATCGAGTTGCAGTTCACGGTGGTTCTATTAGGGTCTATGCCGGAAAAATAGATAAGTATCCCGACCACAGCCTTGATGCGGTTGCGTTTTTCCGTCGAGAACAAGAGTTGGGATTGAATTCGCCTGAAACATTTGTGAGCTTTGCAAACAAAGTGGGCGTCTTGAGGGAAAGACTTCGTGCATTGTTGATCTCGTTGAAAGACCAAGGTAAGACGATCGCCGGATATGGCGCGCCTGCCAAAGGCAATACGTTGCTTAACTATTGTAGTATCGGATCCGAGATTTTAGATTTCGTGGTCGACAAGAACCCATTGAAGGTAGGTCTTTACACACCTGGAACGCATTTGCATGTAAAGCCCGTATCGGCCGTGTTCGAGTCACAGCCGGATTATTTGCTTATCCTCGCGTGGAACTTTGCAGACGAGATTATGGAGCAACTCGTCGAGTACAGAAGTATTGGCGGACGGTTCATAATTCCAGTTCCGGAGCCCAGGATAATCGAGGTATGAAAGTTGTAATTTTGGCTGGTGGCCTTGGAACGCGGCTTTCAGAAGAGACTTCGCTTCGGCCGAAACCGATGGTGGAGATCGGCGGAAGACCGTTGCTTTGGCATATCATGCAGATCTACGCCGGACACGGTTTCAAGGAGTTCCTGATTGCTTGCGGATATAAAGGGGAGCAGATCAAAGAGTATTTTCACAGCTACGTTGTCAGCTCCAACGACTATTTTATCAATCTTGAAAACGGGAACTGCGACATAGTGGGTCGTAAAGGGCTCGATTGGCGTGTTGGAATGATCGATACGGGATTGCATACGATGACCGGTGGGAGAATCCTTCGCCTTCGCGAGTGGTTGATGGACGGGACATTTATGGTCACCTATGGCGACGGTGTCGGTAATATTGACATCAAACGGCTGCTCGAGTTTCACCGGGCTAATGGGAAACTCGCAACCGTTACAGCTGTGCGGCCACCGGCCCGATTCGGTTCTCTGAATATTGAAAACGACCTGGTGACCGAGTTTTCTGAAAAACCTCAAACTGCGGAGGGATGGATCAACGGTGGTTTTTTTGTCTTTGAACCGATGATCTTCGACTACTTTACAGGAGATGATTCCGTGCTGGAGCGTGAAGCGCTTGAACGTCTTGCATCGGAAGGCCAATTGGTCGCGTTTCGTCACGATGGATTTTGGCAGCCGATGGACACTCTGCGTGAAAAGCAGCAGCTTGAGTCGCTTTGGCAGGACGGCAATGCACCATGGGCAACGTGGAACAAAGATGGGAACTAGGTTGATCGTTTGAAATGTAATAATGGGGTTTTGGAGCAAAAGAAAGGTATTTGTAACAGGCGCCACCGGACTTCTTGGTTCGTGGATGGTAGATTCTTTGCTCGAGCTCGGAGCATCGGTTACGTGTTTGATCCGGGACTGGGTCCCGGGAAGCCGCTTAATATCGTCGGGGACGGTGAGCCGAGCTCAGATCGTTCACGGACACCTCGAGGACTACGATATCTTGGTCCGGATCTTGAATGAGTACGAGATTGACACAGTTTTTCACCTCGCGGCACAGACAATTGTTGGCACGGCTTCGCGATCTGCGATCTCAACATTCGACTCGAACATCCGCGGAACGTGGAACCTGCTGGAAGCTTGCCGAGTATGTCCGACTTTGATCGAACGCATAATATTTGCGTCGAGCGATAAGGCGTATGGCGCCCATGACAACTTGCCGTATACGGAAGATATGGCACTTCAAGGGCGTTTCCCTTATGACGTCTCGAAATCGTGTGCGGATCTGATAGCCCAATCGTTCTATCACAGTTATGGAATGCCGATCGCAATTACGAGATGCGTGAATTTGTTTGGAGGCGGGGATCTAAGTTTCAACAGGCTGGTTCCGGGAACAATCATGTCTGCACTCCGTAATGAGCGGCCCGTAATTCGAAGTAATGGTCAATTTGTCCGCGACTATTTCTATGTCATGAACGCGGTCGAGGGCTACTTGAAACTCGCTGAAATGATGCCAAGTGATCTCGTGAACGGCCAAGCGTTTAATTTCGGTTACGGTGAGCCATTAACGGTTGTTGAGTTGGTTGATGAGATTCTGACGATTATGGAGAAAAGCTCGCTAGAGCCGATCATAATGAATGAGGCTAGTAACGAGATCGTAAACCAATACCTCGACTGTACAAAGGCTCAAAAACTGCTTGGTTGGCAACCTCGATTCAACAGAGTCGACGGTTTGAGGGAAACGGTCGCATGGTACGAAGAGTACATATTCGGACGAGATCGGGGTCACCAAAATGTTGTTGAGAATTTAATATCGGGTCGCGGAATTTAACGACCTTGTGAAGAAGTGAAGAAAAGAACATGTCAAAAGTCTTCGAAATAGGTTTGTTTTACCTTCGACCGGTCGTTTTCATTTTTGTTGTGATCTCCTTTGGAACGACCGCGTTGATGCTGGATCTCTCCGGACCGATCAGTGTTCAAGACGTTGAAGCCTCGAGCCTGGGATCTGATCCACGACCTGACCTCGACGAAATCGGGCGAATGCCCGAGAACTCGAATCGGCAGAACCTGACCCGTTTCGTCGGTGCCGTGAATGGCGAAGCGTTCGAACTTGTCAATGGGCCAGACGGCCCATCAAAGGTTGCGATCCCCTCATCACGAAAGGTCTTTAAGGCCTTCGGATTGACATCAGATGGTCGAAGGCTTCTTTACACTCCGCTTAAGAACAACATTCCTTCCGGCGAACTTTTGATCGAGGACCTTTCAACGGGGGATCTGAGAAAGATCTCCGATCGTGTCGTGATCGAGGCATCACTTTCACCGACTGATGACAATAAGGTGGCATTCACCTTCGCGGAAGGCGGCACGTTCGGATTGGCAGTATCTGATGTTGCTGCGAACGATTCCCGTGTTCTTGTCGCGAGAGACGTTTTTGCTGAGATACTTCAGTGGAGCGATTTGGGCGACGGCGTTCATTTTTTTCAATCATCGCGATCAGATACTAGCATCGATCTCTCCAAGCAGTTTGAATCCGAAGAATTGTTCGAAGGTAATGTATTGTGGGCCCGGAAAAAAAGAGCTTCGACTTCGTCCAATCAAAGTTTAGAAATCACGAAGAAATTTGCAAGCATTTCTGAGTCCGGTCAACAGGGGCGCAGTAGCCATCTGCCTGCCGGTTTCCCGATGTTAGGGTTGAACGAGGCGTATTCCGCCACAACCGGCGCGAGGTTGCGGAAGTCGAACAAGGCGGATGACTTGCCGTTATCCTTTAAGGTGCTTTCGCCGGACGGACGCTACGAAATATTGGGACGGAATTTGCTTGGATCGGATTTGCTGGTGATGCGAAGTGCAACTTCCGGCAAAACGGTAGATCTCGGCAAGGCTCAGTTCAAGGGGTTGTCAAACGATGGTGTGATAATTAAGAAATTTGATCGGGATCAAACCGTCTTGAAATTTGTAGAATGGTCCGGAGCCGAGTTGATCTTAGGAACAACGGTCGTCAATTTCAATTTACCGATTTCAAACTCAGTAATGACTCAGGGCGGAATGGGCTACGGTTCTCCGGGAAACTGCAACATAACTGCTCATTCCGGACACCTTGAGTATGCTTATGACTTTCAAAAGCAGGTAGTTGGAACCCATGCGATGGCAACAGCCGATGGTCTCGTAGTTTTCACTGAATCATCAGTGACCTGTAATTCGGTGCAAACAACATGTCCGGCTTACTCGGGCTCAGGTTGTCCAGGGTCGTTTCTGGGTAATGTGGTCGTTATCCAACATGCAGATGGAACGTACTCGAAATACGCTCACCTCGAAACCAATTCGCTGCAGGCAGTGGTCGGTACCGCCGTTGATCAGGGATTGTATATTGGACGGCAGGGCCACACTGGCTCGACAAGCGGTTCGTTTAACAGTTGCGGCGACCATCTTCATTTTCAGCGACAGATTTCGCCCGATATATATGGCCAGTCGATACCGGTTGATTTCAGCGACGTAGCGTCCGAGCCGCTGTCGTGCGGAACTACCTACACGTCGGGAAGTGTTGAAATTTCGCATTCTGTAACTCCTTCCTCCCAGACCTTTCCGGTCGGCGGGGGAAATGGCAGCATCACAGTAACGTCGACAGGCGGCACATGGTCCGCTACTAGCAACAGCAGTTGGATTACTTTGATCGATCCGGGCAGTGGAACGGGAAACGATACCGTTTTATACACGATTGCGGACAATTCCTCAGGCGGTCCGCGCACTGGAACACTTACCGTGGGCGGCCACATATTCACAGTTGACCAGGCCGGTGCTCAGCCGTTGAATTTGCCTCCATCGGTCGATGCTGGCCCCGATTTGACCGGTGCAATCACAGATCCGGTGAATCTCGTTGGTTCTGCTACCGACGATGGATTACCAAATCCCCCATCTGCTTTAACAGTCGTTTGGAGCGTCGTAGATGGGCCAGGAGCGGTCGTTTTTCAGGATTCGAGCTCCATCAACACGACGGCGAATTTCGGTCTTGCGGGATTTTATACGCTGCGTCTTACGGTTGATGACGGCGAACTCGTCGCGAGCGACGACGTTCGAGTTCTTATCAATTCGGTCGGTGGCGGTGGGCATATAGTTGGGACCCGTAGTAACTCTCCAGCAAGCGTCGATCTCACGAATGAAGGAACTTCCGATTGGGCACATTGGGGACTCGATACCGCTACGAGCTTCAATCACATGGGCGGTGTTGGGCAGCAAATAAGCGATTATTCATTAATTGGAAACACGAGTGCGTTGCGATTTGTAGGTAATCCAACTTCATTTTCATGGAATAACGGTTTGCCAACCAGTTTGGCTTCCACGAACACGGGAGTATTTACCTACGATGTTGGCAGTGGTTTCGAAGTGAACCTGCCTGCGGACACAACGGAACGCACACTGAGGCTTTATGTTGGTCTTTGGCGTGCAGGTGGCCGCCTTGAAGCGGCGATCAGTGACGGCAGTGCGTCGCCGTTTCTTGACACTTCATTTGTCGATACAACAGGGAATAGCTTGGGCTATTACACGCTCAATTATAAGGCTGCCTCAACCGGGCAGACTCTGGTCATCAGATGGACCGTGGACAGTTCGTATCATTCGATTGGGAATATTAGTTTACAAGCGGCCTCCCTTTCTCTGACACCGGTACCGGTGAATCAGGCGCCGGTGGTGAATGCGGGAAGCGACATGACGGTGACGCTGCCTGGTACGGCGAACATGGGAGGGACAGCGAGTGACGACGGGCTGCCTAACCCGCCTGCGTCGGTAACGACCACATGGGCGACGGTCAGCGGGCCAGGGACGGTGACGTTCGGTGATGTCAATGCATTGAACACAACGGCGAGTTTCAGTCAGGCAGGGACGTATGTTGTGAGGCTGACGGGAGACGATGGTTCGCTGACGGCGACGGACGAAGTGACGGTGACGGTCAATGCAGCAGGTGGAAGCGGCTCACTATCGGTGACGAGTGCTGTGACCCCGACGGGTGCGGTGGATCTGTCGGCGGAGGGGACGGCTGACTGGGCACATTGGGGGTTGACGTCGGCGGGCAGTTTCAACCGCAAAAGCGGGGTTACGCAGCAAATAAGCAACTATACGCGAGTGGGGACAGGGACGATACAGCAATTCGGGAGGAACCCGACGCTTTACAACTGGACGGGCGGGACACCGACCGGGAGTGCGACGAATGTAGCTACGGGACTATGGGTGATCGGGCAGAATAACGGATATCAGGTAACGGTGCCGGCGGACACGGCAGTGCGGACGCTGAAGATGTATGTCGGGCTGTGGGCGGCGGGAGGTCGATTCGAGGCAAGTCTGAGCGACGGAGCGCACCGGTATATGTGGACACATCGTTATCGAATTCGACGGCGACGAGCAACCGGGTATATACGCTGAACTATCAGGCGGCAGCGAGCGGGCAGACACTGACGGTGAGGTGGGTGGCGAACACGACGTACAATGCGTGGAGCAATGTGACCCTGCAGGCCGCAACACTATCGGGCGGCACTGCTCCAACCCCAACTCCGACCCCGACTCCAACACCGGTACCGGTGAATCAGGCGCCGGTGGTGAATGCGGGAAGCGACATGACGGTGACGCTGCCTGGTACGGCGAACATGGGAGGGACAGCGAGTGACGACGGGCTGCCTAACCCGCCTGCGTCGGTAACGACCACATGGAGCGACGGTCAGCGGGCCAGGGACGGTGACGTTCGGTGATGTCAATGCATTGAACACAACGGCGAGTTTCAGTCAGGCAGGGACGTATGTTGTGAGGCTGACGGGAGACGATGGTTCGCTGACGGCGACGGACGAAGTGACGGTGACGGTCAATGCAGCAGGTGGAAGCGGCTCACTATCGGTGACGAGTGCTGTGACCCCGACGGGTGCGGTGGATCTGTCGGCGGAGGGGACGGCTGACTGGGCACATTGGGGGTTGACGTCGGCGGGCAGTTTCAACCGCAAAAGCGGGGTTACGCAGCAAATAAGCAACTATACGCGAGTGGGGACAGGGACGATACAGCAATTCGGAGGGACCCGACGCTTTACAACTGGACGGGCGGGACACCGACCGGGAGTGCGACGAATGTAGCTACGGGACTATGGGTGATCGGGCAGAATAACGGATATCAGGTAACGGTGCCGGCGGACACGGCAGTGCGGACGCTGAAGATGTATGTCGGGCTGTGGGCGGCGGGAGGTCGATTCGAGGCAAGTCTGAGCGACGGGAGTGCACCGGTATATGTGGACACATCGTTATCGAATTCGACGGCGACGAGCAACCGGGTATATACGCTGAACTATCAGGCGGCAGCGAGCGGGCAGACACTGACGGTGAGGTGGGTGGCGAACACGACGTACAATGCGTGGAGCAATGTGACCCTGCAGGCCGCAACACTATCGGGCGGCACTGCTCCAACCCCAACTCCGACCCCGACTCCAACACCGGTACCGGTGAATCAGGCGCCGGTGGTGAATGCGGGAAGCGACATGACGGTGACGCTGCCTGGTACGGCGAACATGGTAGGGACAGCGAGTGACGACGGGCTGCCTAACCCGCCTGCGTCGGTAACGACCACATGGAAGACGGTCAGCGGGCCAGGGACGGTGACGTTCGGTGATGTCAATGCATTGAACACAACGGCGAGTTTCAGTCAGGCAGGGACGTATGTTGTGAGGCTGACGGGAGACGATGGTTCGCTGACGGCGACGGACGAAGTGACGGTGACGGTCAATGCAGCAGGTGGAAGCGGCTCACTATCGGTGACGAGTGCTGTGACCCCGACGGGTGCGGTGGATCTGTCGGCGGAGGGGACGGCTGACTGGGCACATTGGGGGTTGACGTCGGCGGGCAGTTTCAACCGCAAAAGCGGGGTTACGCAGCAAATAAGCAACTATACGCGAGTGGGGACAGGGACGATACAGCAATTCGGAGGGAACCCGACGCTTTACAACTGGACGGGCGGGACACCGACCGGGAGTGCGACGAATGTAGCTACGGGACTATGGGTGATCGGGCAGAATAACGGATATCAGGTAACGGTGCCGGCGGACACGGCAGTGCGGACGCTGAAGATGTATGTCGGGCTGTGGGCGGCGGGAGGTCGATTCGAGGCAAGTCTGAGCGACGGGAGTGCACCGGTATATGTGGACACATCGTTATCGAATTCGACGGCGACGAGCAACCGGGTATATACGCTGAACTATCAGGCGGCAGCGAGCGGGCAGACACTGACGGTGAGGTGGGTGGCGAACACGACGTACAATGCGTGGAGCAATGTGACCCTGCAGGCCGCAACACTATCGGGCGGCACTGCTCCAACCCCAACTCCGACCCCGACTCCAACACCGGTACCGGTGAATCAGGCGCCGGTGGTGAATGCGGGAAGCGACATGACGGTGACGCTGCCTGGTACGGCGAACATGGGAGGGACAGCGAGTGACGACGGGCTGCCTAACCCGCCTGCGTCGGTAACGACCACATGGAGCACGGTCAGCGGGCCAGGGACGGTGACGTTCGGTGATGTCAATGCATTGAACACAACGGCGAGTTTCAGTCAGGCAGGGACGTATGTTGTGAGGCTGACGGGAGACGATGGTTCGCTGACGGCGACGGACGAAGTGACGGTGACGGTCAATGCAGCAGGTGGAAGCGGCTCACTATCGGTGACGAGTGCTGTGACCCCGACGGGTGCGGTGGATCTGTCGGCGGAGGGGACGGCTGACTGGGCACATTGGGGGTTGACGTCGGCGGGCAGTTTCAACCGCAAAAGCGGGGTTACGCAGCAAATAAGCAACTATACGCGAGTGGGGACAGGGACGATACAGCAATTCGGAGGGAACCCGACGCTTTACAACTGGACGGGCGGGACACCGACCGGGAGTGCGACGAATGTAGCTACGGGACTATGGGTGATCGGGCAGAATAACGGATATCAGGTAACGGTGCCGGCGGACACGGCAGTGCGGACGCTGAAGATGTATGTCGGGCTGTGGGCGGCGGGAGGTCGATTCGAGGCAAGTCTGAGCGACGGGAGTGCACCGGTATATGTGGACACATCGTTATCGAATTCGACGGCGACGAGCAACCGGGTATATACGCTGAACTATCAGGCGGCAGCGAGCGGGCAGACACTGACGGTGAGGTGGGTGGCGAACACGACGTACAATGCGTGGAGCAATGTGACCCTGCAGGCCGCAACACTATCGGGCGGCACTGCTCCGACTCCAACTCCAATGGTGCCCCTTTGGGTGGATCGTTTCAGGTAAGTACGATCACTGCGATTAATCAGTTCGTCGCAAAAGCCACAGTCGATAGCAACGGCAATTTC
The DNA window shown above is from Chloracidobacterium sp. and carries:
- a CDS encoding class I SAM-dependent methyltransferase produces the protein MNKFLDLGNSPLANSFLSSESEFANEAFFPLAVYFCNECSLVQLTDVVDPDVLFSNYLYVTGTSDTILSHNREYADAVIDLMKLGSRDLVLEVASNNGNLLSCFKEKGIRTLGVEPAKNIAEIANRAGIETIVAFFNSTTASQISDIHGKAQAIVANNVLAHVDDPMDFLSGCKSLIDDEGLVVIEVPYLEEFVEFIEFDTVYHEHLCYFSITSLMRLFESVGLSIVRVDRVAVHGGSIRVYAGKIDKYPDHSLDAVAFFRREQELGLNSPETFVSFANKVGVLRERLRALLISLKDQGKTIAGYGAPAKGNTLLNYCSIGSEILDFVVDKNPLKVGLYTPGTHLHVKPVSAVFESQPDYLLILAWNFADEIMEQLVEYRSIGGRFIIPVPEPRIIEV
- the rfbF gene encoding glucose-1-phosphate cytidylyltransferase, translated to MKVVILAGGLGTRLSEETSLRPKPMVEIGGRPLLWHIMQIYAGHGFKEFLIACGYKGEQIKEYFHSYVVSSNDYFINLENGNCDIVGRKGLDWRVGMIDTGLHTMTGGRILRLREWLMDGTFMVTYGDGVGNIDIKRLLEFHRANGKLATVTAVRPPARFGSLNIENDLVTEFSEKPQTAEGWINGGFFVFEPMIFDYFTGDDSVLEREALERLASEGQLVAFRHDGFWQPMDTLREKQQLESLWQDGNAPWATWNKDGN
- a CDS encoding peptidoglycan DD-metalloendopeptidase family protein, with translation MSKVFEIGLFYLRPVVFIFVVISFGTTALMLDLSGPISVQDVEASSLGSDPRPDLDEIGRMPENSNRQNLTRFVGAVNGEAFELVNGPDGPSKVAIPSSRKVFKAFGLTSDGRRLLYTPLKNNIPSGELLIEDLSTGDLRKISDRVVIEASLSPTDDNKVAFTFAEGGTFGLAVSDVAANDSRVLVARDVFAEILQWSDLGDGVHFFQSSRSDTSIDLSKQFESEELFEGNVLWARKKRASTSSNQSLEITKKFASISESGQQGRSSHLPAGFPMLGLNEAYSATTGARLRKSNKADDLPLSFKVLSPDGRYEILGRNLLGSDLLVMRSATSGKTVDLGKAQFKGLSNDGVIIKKFDRDQTVLKFVEWSGAELILGTTVVNFNLPISNSVMTQGGMGYGSPGNCNITAHSGHLEYAYDFQKQVVGTHAMATADGLVVFTESSVTCNSVQTTCPAYSGSGCPGSFLGNVVVIQHADGTYSKYAHLETNSLQAVVGTAVDQGLYIGRQGHTGSTSGSFNSCGDHLHFQRQISPDIYGQSIPVDFSDVASEPLSCGTTYTSGSVEISHSVTPSSQTFPVGGGNGSITVTSTGGTWSATSNSSWITLIDPGSGTGNDTVLYTIADNSSGGPRTGTLTVGGHIFTVDQAGAQPLNLPPSVDAGPDLTGAITDPVNLVGSATDDGLPNPPSALTVVWSVVDGPGAVVFQDSSSINTTANFGLAGFYTLRLTVDDGELVASDDVRVLINSVGGGGHIVGTRSNSPASVDLTNEGTSDWAHWGLDTATSFNHMGGVGQQISDYSLIGNTSALRFVGNPTSFSWNNGLPTSLASTNTGVFTYDVGSGFEVNLPADTTERTLRLYVGLWRAGGRLEAAISDGSASPFLDTSFVDTTGNSLGYYTLNYKAASTGQTLVIRWTVDSSYHSIGNISLQAASLSLTPVPVNQAPVVNAGSDMTVTLPGTANMGGTASDDGLPNPPASVTTTWATVSGPGTVTFGDVNALNTTASFSQAGTYVVRLTGDDGSLTATDEVTVTVNAAGGSGSLSVTSAVTPTGAVDLSAEGTADWAHWGLTSAGSFNRKSGVTQQISNYTRVGTGTIQQFGRNPTLYNWTGGTPTGSATNVATGLWVIGQNNGYQVTVPADTAVRTLKMYVGLWAAGGRFEASLSDGAHRYMWTHRYRIRRRRATGYIR
- a CDS encoding GDP-mannose 4,6-dehydratase; translated protein: MGFWSKRKVFVTGATGLLGSWMVDSLLELGASVTCLIRDWVPGSRLISSGTVSRAQIVHGHLEDYDILVRILNEYEIDTVFHLAAQTIVGTASRSAISTFDSNIRGTWNLLEACRVCPTLIERIIFASSDKAYGAHDNLPYTEDMALQGRFPYDVSKSCADLIAQSFYHSYGMPIAITRCVNLFGGGDLSFNRLVPGTIMSALRNERPVIRSNGQFVRDYFYVMNAVEGYLKLAEMMPSDLVNGQAFNFGYGEPLTVVELVDEILTIMEKSSLEPIIMNEASNEIVNQYLDCTKAQKLLGWQPRFNRVDGLRETVAWYEEYIFGRDRGHQNVVENLISGRGI